A region from the Curtobacterium sp. MCBA15_012 genome encodes:
- a CDS encoding DEAD/DEAH box helicase, giving the protein MARSGTRRAAGGTRTASRRTRPLDNDGVIPVLARAVREVEAAAQRGPLKATNRTKFQAVALLMREERARVKADTELTDAQRAEQLKRLDGVATILAKTAARDTSVIQLLTEEASVSEATRTVKRDMMIAGGMELQPEDLVIAAEPSPVVETPVRSVLPQAVVQRQLANPFMPPDFALADQPVAHPRRLANWELFGPLFKSFEYGAGGGAASMPLPEPANLHTRSGTTLMKHQAELVAAASQGHRTFLLADEPGLGKTAQSLLAADAANAFPLLVVVPNVVKTNWAREAERWVPNRRATVIHGDGDDLDGFADIVIVNYEILDRHVGWLGSFGFKGMVVDEAHFIKNKESQRSRFVLQLAEKIRERTAAPLLMALTGTPLINSVEDFRTIWEYLGWIDDKKPRAKLMNELEDIGLTPADPGFFVEARKAVIDQGIVRRRKVDVAADIPARRIADIPVELDGEEGRSIRDAERELTAKLVRRYHQALAARTGQDPVVGIDHKLVRQVARWELEDQDASSTGENVFSMVRRIGRAKAQLAADYAAQLASNVGKVVFFAKHLDVMDQAEEVFARRGLKTATVRGDQTPVQRTAEIDAFVNDPDVAVIVCSLTAAGVGLNLQVASNVVLAELSWTSAEQTQAIDRVHRIGQEEPVTAWRIIAAQTIDTKIAELIDSKASLAARALDGSDEEVVDSGDIQLDAMVALLTDALSR; this is encoded by the coding sequence TTGGCTCGATCAGGCACCCGGCGTGCAGCCGGCGGGACGCGGACCGCGTCGCGCCGCACCAGGCCGCTCGACAACGACGGCGTCATCCCCGTCCTCGCCCGCGCCGTGCGCGAGGTCGAGGCCGCGGCGCAGCGCGGTCCGCTCAAGGCCACCAACCGGACGAAGTTCCAGGCGGTCGCACTGCTCATGCGTGAGGAGCGTGCCCGCGTCAAGGCGGACACCGAGCTCACCGACGCGCAGCGCGCCGAGCAGCTGAAGCGCCTCGACGGCGTGGCGACGATCCTCGCGAAGACGGCGGCACGCGACACCAGCGTGATCCAGCTGCTGACCGAGGAGGCCTCGGTCAGCGAGGCCACCCGCACGGTCAAGCGCGACATGATGATCGCCGGCGGGATGGAGCTGCAGCCGGAGGACCTCGTCATCGCCGCCGAGCCGTCCCCGGTCGTCGAGACCCCGGTGCGGTCGGTGCTCCCGCAGGCGGTCGTGCAGCGGCAGCTCGCGAACCCGTTCATGCCGCCGGACTTCGCGCTCGCCGACCAGCCCGTCGCGCACCCGCGTCGCCTGGCGAACTGGGAGCTGTTCGGCCCGCTGTTCAAGTCGTTCGAGTACGGCGCGGGCGGGGGAGCGGCGTCGATGCCGCTGCCCGAACCCGCGAACCTGCACACGCGCTCGGGCACCACGCTCATGAAGCACCAGGCGGAGCTCGTCGCCGCCGCGTCGCAGGGACACCGCACGTTCCTGCTCGCCGACGAGCCGGGTCTCGGCAAGACGGCGCAGTCGCTGCTCGCCGCCGACGCCGCGAACGCCTTCCCGCTGCTCGTCGTCGTGCCGAACGTCGTCAAGACGAACTGGGCACGCGAGGCCGAGCGCTGGGTGCCGAACCGCCGCGCGACCGTCATCCACGGTGACGGGGACGACCTCGACGGGTTCGCCGACATCGTCATCGTGAACTACGAGATCCTCGACCGGCACGTCGGCTGGCTCGGCTCGTTCGGGTTCAAGGGCATGGTCGTCGACGAGGCGCACTTCATCAAGAACAAGGAGTCGCAGCGCTCCCGGTTCGTGCTGCAGCTCGCCGAGAAGATCCGCGAGCGCACGGCCGCGCCGCTCCTCATGGCGCTGACCGGGACCCCGCTGATCAACTCGGTCGAGGACTTCCGCACCATCTGGGAGTACCTCGGCTGGATCGACGACAAGAAGCCCCGCGCAAAGCTCATGAACGAGCTCGAGGACATCGGGCTGACTCCCGCCGACCCGGGCTTCTTCGTCGAGGCGCGCAAGGCCGTCATCGACCAGGGCATCGTGCGGCGGCGCAAGGTCGACGTCGCGGCGGACATCCCGGCCCGTCGCATCGCCGACATCCCGGTCGAGCTCGACGGTGAGGAGGGCCGCTCGATCCGCGACGCCGAGCGCGAGCTCACCGCGAAGCTCGTCCGCCGGTACCACCAGGCCCTCGCGGCCCGGACCGGGCAGGACCCGGTGGTCGGCATCGACCACAAGCTCGTGCGGCAGGTCGCCCGCTGGGAGCTCGAGGACCAGGACGCCTCGTCGACCGGCGAGAACGTGTTCTCGATGGTGCGTCGCATCGGCCGTGCGAAGGCCCAGCTCGCGGCGGACTACGCGGCGCAGCTGGCGTCGAACGTCGGCAAGGTCGTGTTCTTCGCGAAGCACCTCGACGTGATGGACCAGGCCGAGGAGGTCTTCGCCCGTCGTGGCCTGAAGACCGCGACCGTCCGCGGCGACCAGACCCCGGTGCAGCGCACGGCCGAGATCGACGCGTTCGTGAACGACCCCGACGTCGCCGTGATCGTCTGCTCGTTGACGGCGGCCGGCGTCGGCCTGAACCTGCAGGTGGCGTCCAACGTCGTGCTCGCGGAGCTGTCGTGGACGAGCGCCGAGCAGACCCAGGCGATCGACCGCGTGCACCGCATCGGGCAGGAGGAGCCGGTCACCGCGTGGCGCATCATCGCCGCGCAGACGATCGACACCAAGATCGCCGAGCTCATCGACTCGAAGGCGTCCCTGGCCGCCCGCGCGCTCGACGGCTCGGACGAGGAGGTCGTCGACTCCGGTGACATCCAGCTCGACGCGATGGTCGCACTGCTGACGGACGCGCTCTCGCGCTGA
- a CDS encoding aromatic acid exporter family protein has translation MNPVARLRSSARTPFLQVVKTAVAVVAAVLLCRVLIDGPFPTFAAIAALLVVQPSITQSFVKGLERSAGVVLGVVLATGFHLWLGDGVWVVLVVIVLAILLSWALRLTPTSATQVGISGMLVLTAGVVTPNYSADRILETVVGALVALVVNALIVPPVLLEPAHLAVARLARDTAAAFERIAIGLTEGWDEARWHEALLQARALRQQHARTEASLTAAGESLTMNPRGGRHRTILERDVAVTEHLRVLVTRVTGMTRAIRDNTAEDLRADPVVGSIATEVARIGADVRSLSARVEATRLDARDEGARPDGVDGLRGAGGVSDGTDAAGDGDSGAGEAVGGTGARDGGGAVAGFGVAEPALTRPIRVVRPNSRHWVLIGALLEDIRRVREELLGEDD, from the coding sequence GTGAACCCGGTCGCGCGCCTCCGCAGTTCCGCCCGCACGCCCTTCCTGCAGGTCGTGAAGACGGCGGTGGCCGTGGTGGCCGCGGTCCTGCTCTGCCGGGTCCTCATCGACGGACCGTTCCCGACGTTCGCCGCGATCGCCGCGCTGCTCGTCGTGCAGCCGAGCATCACCCAGTCGTTCGTCAAGGGGCTCGAACGCAGCGCCGGGGTCGTGCTCGGCGTCGTGCTCGCGACGGGGTTCCACCTGTGGCTCGGCGACGGCGTGTGGGTCGTGCTCGTGGTGATCGTGCTCGCGATCCTGCTCAGCTGGGCCCTCCGGCTCACCCCGACCTCGGCGACCCAGGTCGGCATCAGCGGCATGCTCGTGCTGACCGCCGGGGTCGTCACCCCGAACTACTCCGCCGACCGGATCCTGGAGACCGTCGTCGGTGCACTGGTCGCGCTCGTGGTGAACGCGCTCATCGTCCCGCCGGTGCTGCTCGAACCGGCGCACCTCGCCGTCGCCCGGCTGGCCCGCGACACCGCCGCCGCGTTCGAGCGGATCGCGATCGGCCTGACCGAGGGGTGGGACGAGGCCCGGTGGCACGAGGCCCTGCTGCAGGCCCGGGCGCTCCGCCAGCAGCACGCGCGCACCGAGGCCTCGCTGACCGCGGCGGGCGAGTCGCTCACGATGAACCCGCGCGGCGGCCGGCACCGCACGATCCTGGAACGGGACGTCGCCGTCACCGAGCACCTCCGCGTGCTCGTGACCCGCGTCACGGGCATGACCCGCGCGATCCGGGACAACACCGCCGAGGACCTGCGCGCGGACCCCGTGGTGGGGAGCATCGCCACCGAGGTCGCCCGCATCGGGGCAGACGTCCGGTCGCTGAGCGCACGGGTGGAGGCCACGCGGCTCGACGCCCGGGACGAGGGAGCGCGGCCGGACGGGGTCGACGGTCTCCGTGGTGCGGGTGGGGTGTCGGACGGCACCGACGCGGCGGGCGACGGCGACAGTGGTGCGGGCGAGGCCGTCGGCGGTACCGGTGCGCGCGACGGCGGCGGTGCGGTCGCCGGGTTCGGTGTCGCGGAGCCCGCGCTGACCAGGCCGATCCGGGTGGTCCGGCCGAACTCACGGCACTGGGTGCTCATCGGGGCGCTGCTCGAGGACATCCGACGGGTGCGCGAGGAGCTGCTCGGCGAGGACGACTGA
- a CDS encoding phosphotransferase enzyme family protein, which translates to MWPNHERVIPQAFAGSGTSVVAARAHSVEPSGNGYLYGYEVDTVDRAGQRATVLTYVDTGGTHDQNSAIVTDPVTGDPVSVWAYPNDPGLPVLPQVTYRDAVTDLLGGIGMPVTDPVLSVAAYRPGKRAVVRVDAPERTLFLKIVRPHRVAPIVESHEQFVAAGLPVPRVLSSRGDGLLVLERIRGVPAGSRITEIADDPRFVASLAALTGRIATVPMTQQARADAMDHADWHRRTLVAALPQDAEEIDALYDEIGRRSVSWGSGTRQVVHGDLHLEQVFVDEDEPWRISGLLDIDTAGWGFPVRDIGAVVAHLVVTALWHRSRGDAERGAAAERLADAVARDWVARNPGEAERIGPAIGAQLLAHAGGQATTGSANGVQTAQHLLAATRAALADAAPVLPSDGLVRPRSAPQV; encoded by the coding sequence GTGTGGCCCAACCACGAGCGCGTCATCCCGCAGGCCTTCGCCGGCTCCGGGACCTCCGTCGTCGCAGCGCGCGCCCACTCGGTCGAACCCTCCGGCAACGGGTACCTCTACGGCTACGAGGTCGACACGGTCGACCGCGCCGGCCAGCGCGCCACGGTCCTGACGTACGTCGACACCGGCGGCACGCACGACCAGAACAGCGCGATCGTCACCGACCCGGTCACGGGTGACCCGGTGTCGGTGTGGGCGTACCCGAACGACCCCGGGCTGCCGGTGCTCCCGCAGGTGACGTACCGCGACGCCGTGACCGACCTGCTCGGCGGGATCGGCATGCCGGTCACCGACCCGGTGCTGTCCGTGGCGGCCTACCGTCCGGGCAAGCGTGCCGTGGTCCGGGTCGACGCCCCGGAACGCACCCTCTTCCTCAAGATCGTGCGCCCGCACCGGGTGGCCCCGATCGTGGAGTCCCACGAGCAGTTCGTCGCGGCCGGGCTCCCGGTCCCGCGCGTGCTCTCGAGCCGCGGGGACGGCCTGCTCGTGCTCGAGCGGATCCGCGGGGTCCCCGCCGGCAGCCGCATCACCGAGATCGCCGACGACCCGCGCTTCGTCGCCTCGCTCGCCGCGCTGACCGGCCGCATCGCGACCGTGCCGATGACGCAGCAGGCCCGAGCGGACGCCATGGACCACGCCGACTGGCACCGCCGGACGCTCGTCGCCGCGCTGCCGCAGGACGCCGAGGAGATCGACGCCCTGTACGACGAGATCGGGCGGCGCTCGGTGAGCTGGGGGAGCGGGACCCGCCAGGTCGTGCACGGCGACCTGCACCTCGAGCAGGTGTTCGTCGACGAGGACGAGCCGTGGCGCATCTCGGGGCTGCTCGACATCGACACCGCCGGCTGGGGCTTCCCGGTCCGCGACATCGGTGCGGTCGTCGCGCACCTCGTCGTCACGGCGCTCTGGCACCGCTCACGTGGCGACGCCGAACGGGGTGCAGCGGCGGAGCGGCTCGCCGACGCCGTGGCGCGCGACTGGGTCGCGCGGAACCCCGGCGAGGCCGAGCGGATCGGCCCCGCGATCGGTGCCCAGCTCCTCGCCCACGCCGGCGGGCAGGCGACGACGGGGTCCGCCAACGGCGTGCAGACCGCGCAGCACCTGCTCGCGGCGACACGTGCGGCGCTCGCCGACGCTGCACCCGTGCTGCCGTCCGACGGTCTGGTGCGTCCGCGGTCCGCACCGCAGGTCTGA
- a CDS encoding cell wall metabolism sensor histidine kinase WalK encodes MTDPAPRAGTDRVRSGLPRPLRVLSLRARITIGSTAIAAVVILLLVLVMRFQVVSVVASATRTLLDADVDPYVATLEVDSDPDLSAPGNAQLVAVVDPSGKIRLSTMPPRVERALGSLTSTKAGTSLIDVSDSEYRVVIEHPVNQAGRWTVVAARNSQAEAIVVDDLTTTLSLTGLAILIAFGVASWALATAALRPVNRMRREAERLSVAPERAELPVGPAQDELASLATTLNAFLARTRQVTERERQMVSDASHELRTPLAILTTQLDLASLDGDDAAALAAHIDRAKRSVARLSRLANDLLTLSRIEESERREEDGVQQTTTAWSDLGDEVMAAVDRVRMIASAKDVTVDFDLEPPTLSSGSSSGATGAGTSDTASAEPRYRLDTGGMAQLVTNTASNAVAALPRGGGVYVSWRSDGTDGVLQITDDGPGVPESFIPVAFDRFTRPDEARTSRRDPDPATGGVPMPGGSGLGLAIVRAIAERAGGTASLRNVRSGGLEVTIRVPAVPAED; translated from the coding sequence GTGACCGACCCCGCGCCCAGGGCCGGGACCGACCGCGTCCGCAGCGGTCTGCCCCGGCCGCTGCGCGTGCTCTCCCTGCGGGCGCGGATCACGATCGGCTCGACCGCGATCGCCGCCGTGGTGATCCTGCTGCTCGTGCTCGTCATGCGGTTCCAGGTCGTGAGCGTCGTCGCGAGTGCGACCCGGACGCTGCTCGACGCCGACGTCGACCCGTACGTGGCGACGCTCGAGGTCGACAGCGACCCGGACCTGTCCGCGCCGGGCAACGCGCAGCTCGTCGCGGTCGTCGACCCGTCCGGCAAGATCCGGCTGTCGACCATGCCGCCCCGGGTCGAACGCGCGCTCGGCAGCCTCACCTCGACCAAGGCCGGCACCTCGCTCATCGACGTCTCCGACTCCGAGTACCGGGTCGTCATCGAGCACCCCGTGAACCAGGCCGGGCGGTGGACCGTCGTCGCAGCACGCAACTCCCAGGCCGAGGCGATCGTCGTCGACGACCTCACCACGACGCTGTCGCTCACCGGGCTCGCGATCCTCATCGCGTTCGGGGTCGCCTCGTGGGCACTCGCCACCGCCGCCCTGCGGCCGGTGAACCGGATGCGCCGTGAGGCCGAGCGGCTCTCGGTCGCCCCCGAACGCGCGGAACTGCCGGTCGGCCCGGCGCAGGACGAACTGGCCTCGCTCGCCACCACCCTCAACGCGTTCCTCGCCCGCACCCGCCAGGTCACCGAGCGCGAGCGCCAGATGGTGTCGGACGCGAGCCACGAGCTCCGGACGCCCCTGGCGATCCTCACCACCCAGCTCGACCTGGCCTCGCTCGACGGGGACGACGCCGCTGCGCTCGCCGCCCACATCGACCGCGCCAAGCGGAGCGTCGCCCGGCTCTCGCGTCTGGCGAACGACCTGCTCACGCTCTCCCGCATCGAGGAGTCGGAGCGCCGCGAGGAGGACGGCGTCCAGCAGACGACGACCGCGTGGTCCGACCTCGGCGACGAGGTGATGGCCGCGGTGGACCGTGTCCGCATGATCGCGTCGGCGAAGGACGTCACGGTCGACTTCGACCTCGAGCCGCCGACCCTCTCGTCGGGCAGCTCGTCCGGGGCCACCGGCGCGGGCACGAGCGACACTGCGTCCGCCGAACCGCGGTACCGCCTGGACACCGGCGGCATGGCGCAGCTGGTCACCAACACCGCCAGCAACGCGGTCGCGGCGTTGCCCCGCGGCGGCGGCGTGTACGTGTCGTGGCGCAGCGACGGCACCGACGGCGTCCTGCAGATCACCGACGACGGACCGGGCGTGCCCGAGTCGTTCATCCCGGTCGCGTTCGACCGGTTCACCCGTCCCGACGAGGCCAGGACCTCGCGCCGGGACCCGGACCCGGCGACGGGCGGGGTCCCGATGCCGGGCGGCTCCGGCCTCGGGCTCGCGATCGTCCGTGCGATCGCAGAACGGGCGGGAGGCACGGCGTCCCTCCGCAACGTGCGTTCGGGTGGTCTCGAGGTCACCATCCGGGTGCCGGCGGTGCCCGCCGAGGACTGA
- a CDS encoding error-prone DNA polymerase yields the protein MGYSNPPIPWSQFERALSDKRPESTHAGDGGDSPAWSRKRSRYVPPPAPSEDAEPVVPYAELHAHSTFSFLDGASGPEHLVEEAARLHLHGLALTDHDGFYGAARMAEVAEAYPTVATVYGTELSLGLTEPQNGVPDPEGTHLLLLADGQEGYHRLAAAVTRAHLAPGAEKGRPQYDLDDLAARADGHWRVLTGCRKGAVRQALERGGESAADEALRTLLDRFGTAGVVVELTDRGDPLDSARNDALSVLAARHALPVVATGNVHYATPDRFPVATALAAVRARRSLDEADGWLPAAPTAHLRSGAEMARRFARYPGAVATTVDLADALGFRLRAAKPGLPDVDVPAGHTTMSWLRELTWRGARRFYPGSADGIDPLKRERIERELSVIEEKDFPGYFLIVRDMVQFARDRGILCQGRGSAANSAVCYLLEITAVDSIRYGLPFERFLSAMRDEEPDIDVDFDSDRREEVIQYVYDKYGRFNAAQVANVITYRPKGAVRDMAKALGHSPGQQDAWSKQVERWGSVTESQDHDIPDTVVDMAQQVLGFPRHLGIHSGGMVLTDRPVGEVVPIEHARMDGRTVLQWDKDDCAYMGLVKFDMLGLGMLAALQYAFDLADEHCGERWDMHSIPKEEQGVYDQLCRADTIGVFQVESRAQMGTLPRLLPRRFYDLVIEVALVRPGPIQGGAVHPYIRRRTGEEPITYIHPALEPVLERTLGVPLFQEQLMQMAIAVGGCSGDDADLLRRAMGSKRGLEKIERLREKLYLGMAANDIHGDDADAIYAKIQAFANFGFAESHSISFALIVYASAWMRLHYPGAFLAALLRAQPMGFYSPQTLVADARRHGVQVLRPDVLLSGVDATLEPLDGTADTAPTGLDACTAEEQPPVLPFDGSAPDDTAQHRRDGAFAVRLGLAEVASLGRRSAEAIVAERTAHGPFTDMSDLARRVRLSTAQLEALAAADAFAGLGIDRRSGMWSAAQAAAERPDQLPDTQVTVQPPLFGQMTSGDVLIADMWSTGMTTDDHPVGHLRDRLLARGVLSVQDTATAESGRRIEVGGIVTHRQRPATASGITFLNVEDETGLVNVICSVGVWGRYRRVARESPAVIVRGILERSPDGVVNVVADRIEHLPLAVRTRSRDFQ from the coding sequence ATGGGCTACAGCAACCCCCCGATCCCGTGGTCGCAGTTCGAGCGGGCGCTGTCGGACAAGCGTCCCGAGAGCACACACGCCGGCGACGGCGGGGACAGTCCCGCGTGGTCGCGCAAGCGGTCCCGGTACGTCCCGCCGCCCGCGCCCTCCGAGGACGCCGAACCGGTCGTCCCGTACGCCGAGCTGCACGCGCACTCGACGTTCAGCTTCCTCGACGGCGCGAGCGGTCCCGAGCACCTGGTCGAGGAGGCCGCACGACTGCACCTGCACGGGCTGGCGCTCACCGACCACGACGGCTTCTACGGTGCCGCCCGGATGGCCGAGGTCGCCGAGGCGTACCCGACGGTGGCGACCGTCTACGGCACCGAGCTGTCCCTGGGACTCACCGAGCCGCAGAACGGGGTGCCCGATCCCGAGGGCACGCACCTGCTGCTGCTCGCCGACGGCCAGGAGGGCTACCACCGGCTCGCCGCCGCGGTGACGCGGGCACACCTCGCACCCGGGGCCGAGAAGGGGCGCCCGCAGTACGACCTCGACGACCTCGCGGCCCGGGCGGACGGGCACTGGCGGGTCCTCACCGGCTGCCGGAAGGGGGCCGTCCGGCAGGCGCTCGAGCGCGGGGGCGAGTCGGCGGCCGACGAGGCCCTGCGCACGCTGCTCGACCGGTTCGGCACCGCCGGGGTCGTCGTCGAGCTGACCGACCGCGGCGACCCGCTCGACTCGGCCCGCAACGACGCCCTGTCCGTCCTCGCTGCCCGGCACGCGTTGCCCGTCGTGGCGACCGGGAACGTGCACTACGCGACCCCGGACCGCTTCCCCGTGGCGACCGCACTCGCCGCGGTGCGGGCGCGGCGCAGCCTCGACGAGGCCGACGGCTGGCTGCCCGCCGCCCCGACCGCACACCTGCGGTCCGGGGCCGAGATGGCCCGTCGCTTCGCCCGGTACCCCGGCGCGGTGGCGACCACCGTCGACCTCGCCGACGCGCTCGGCTTCCGGCTGCGGGCCGCCAAGCCGGGGTTGCCCGACGTCGACGTCCCGGCGGGGCACACGACGATGTCGTGGCTCCGCGAGCTCACCTGGCGCGGCGCCCGTCGGTTCTACCCGGGCAGCGCGGACGGCATCGACCCGCTCAAGCGCGAACGCATCGAACGCGAGCTCTCGGTGATCGAGGAGAAGGACTTCCCGGGCTACTTCCTGATCGTGCGCGACATGGTGCAGTTCGCCCGCGACCGCGGGATCCTCTGCCAGGGGCGCGGCTCCGCGGCGAACTCGGCGGTCTGCTACCTGCTCGAGATCACCGCCGTCGACTCGATCCGGTACGGGCTGCCGTTCGAGCGGTTCCTGTCGGCGATGCGCGACGAGGAGCCCGACATCGACGTCGACTTCGACTCCGACCGGCGCGAAGAGGTCATCCAGTACGTCTACGACAAGTACGGCCGGTTCAACGCCGCGCAGGTGGCGAACGTCATCACCTACCGGCCGAAGGGCGCCGTCCGCGACATGGCGAAGGCCCTCGGGCACAGTCCCGGGCAGCAGGACGCGTGGTCGAAGCAGGTCGAGCGCTGGGGTTCGGTGACCGAGAGCCAGGACCACGACATCCCCGACACCGTGGTGGACATGGCGCAGCAGGTGCTCGGGTTCCCGCGGCACCTCGGCATCCACTCCGGTGGCATGGTGCTGACGGACCGGCCGGTGGGCGAGGTCGTGCCGATCGAGCACGCCCGGATGGACGGCCGCACGGTCCTGCAGTGGGACAAGGACGACTGCGCCTACATGGGGCTCGTGAAGTTCGACATGCTCGGTCTCGGCATGCTCGCGGCGCTGCAGTACGCGTTCGACCTGGCCGACGAGCACTGCGGGGAGCGCTGGGACATGCACTCCATCCCGAAGGAGGAGCAGGGCGTCTACGACCAGCTCTGCCGTGCCGACACGATCGGGGTGTTCCAGGTGGAGTCCCGGGCGCAGATGGGCACGCTCCCGCGGCTGCTGCCCCGGCGCTTCTACGACCTGGTCATCGAGGTGGCCCTGGTGCGCCCCGGGCCGATCCAGGGCGGCGCGGTGCACCCCTACATCCGACGACGTACCGGTGAGGAACCGATCACCTACATCCACCCGGCGCTCGAGCCCGTGCTGGAGCGGACGCTCGGGGTGCCGCTGTTCCAGGAGCAGCTGATGCAGATGGCGATCGCCGTGGGCGGGTGCTCGGGCGACGACGCCGACCTGCTGCGGCGGGCGATGGGGTCGAAGCGCGGACTCGAGAAGATCGAGCGGCTGCGCGAGAAGCTCTACCTCGGCATGGCGGCGAACGACATCCACGGGGACGACGCCGACGCGATCTACGCGAAGATCCAGGCCTTCGCGAACTTCGGCTTCGCCGAGAGCCACTCGATCAGCTTCGCGCTCATCGTGTACGCGAGCGCGTGGATGCGGTTGCACTACCCGGGAGCGTTCCTGGCGGCACTGCTCCGGGCGCAGCCGATGGGGTTCTACTCACCCCAGACGCTCGTCGCCGACGCGCGTCGACACGGCGTGCAGGTGCTGCGTCCCGACGTCCTGCTGTCGGGGGTCGACGCGACGCTGGAGCCCCTCGACGGGACGGCGGACACCGCGCCGACCGGGCTCGACGCCTGCACGGCCGAGGAGCAGCCCCCGGTGCTGCCGTTCGACGGTTCGGCACCCGACGACACCGCGCAGCACCGACGCGACGGTGCGTTCGCGGTCCGGCTCGGGCTGGCCGAGGTGGCGTCGCTCGGGCGGCGGAGCGCCGAGGCCATCGTCGCCGAACGCACGGCGCACGGACCGTTCACGGACATGTCCGACCTCGCCCGACGGGTCCGGCTGAGCACCGCGCAGCTCGAGGCCCTCGCGGCCGCAGACGCCTTCGCGGGCCTCGGGATCGACCGCCGGAGCGGCATGTGGTCCGCTGCCCAGGCCGCCGCCGAGCGCCCCGACCAGCTCCCGGACACCCAGGTGACCGTGCAGCCGCCGCTGTTCGGGCAGATGACGAGCGGCGACGTGCTCATCGCGGACATGTGGTCGACGGGGATGACGACCGACGACCACCCGGTGGGGCACCTCCGCGACCGGCTCCTCGCCCGCGGCGTGCTCAGCGTGCAGGACACCGCGACGGCCGAGTCCGGGCGTCGCATCGAGGTCGGCGGGATCGTCACCCACCGGCAGCGGCCCGCGACGGCGTCGGGGATCACGTTCCTCAACGTCGAGGACGAGACCGGGTTGGTGAACGTGATCTGCAGCGTCGGGGTGTGGGGACGCTACCGACGGGTGGCGCGTGAGTCACCCGCGGTGATCGTGCGGGGCATCCTCGAGCGGTCCCCGGACGGTGTGGTCAACGTCGTCGCGGACCGGATCGAACACCTGCCGCTCGCCGTCCGGACACGGTCGCGGGACTTCCAGTGA
- a CDS encoding response regulator transcription factor: MRLLVVEDDDEMRALMERGLAAEGYRVTAVENGVEALIALGEQGFDLAIVDVMMPGMSGFELARRIREREDPVRILLVTARDAVDDRVFGLDAGADDYLTKPFAFAELTARLRALGRRESAGAPRTIEVGDVAIDSEARRVSIKGQRVAVSPTEFALLRLLARSVGTVVDRPKILEEVWDGSQHVDPNVVEQYISYLRKKLTSHEATVAIATVRGRGYRLDLLGA; the protein is encoded by the coding sequence ATGCGCCTGTTGGTGGTCGAGGACGACGACGAGATGCGCGCGCTCATGGAGCGCGGGCTCGCTGCGGAGGGGTACCGCGTCACTGCGGTCGAGAACGGTGTGGAAGCGCTCATCGCGCTCGGCGAGCAGGGGTTCGACCTCGCGATCGTCGACGTGATGATGCCCGGCATGTCCGGGTTCGAGCTCGCCCGACGCATCCGCGAACGCGAGGACCCGGTGCGCATCCTGCTCGTCACCGCGCGCGACGCCGTGGACGACCGGGTGTTCGGCCTCGACGCCGGAGCCGACGACTACCTCACCAAGCCGTTCGCCTTCGCGGAACTCACCGCCCGCCTGCGCGCCCTCGGCCGGCGTGAGTCCGCCGGTGCGCCGCGCACCATCGAGGTCGGCGACGTCGCGATCGACTCCGAGGCCCGCCGGGTCTCGATCAAGGGCCAGCGCGTCGCGGTGAGCCCGACCGAGTTCGCCCTCCTCCGCCTGCTCGCCCGCTCGGTCGGCACCGTGGTCGACCGGCCGAAGATCCTCGAGGAGGTCTGGGACGGCTCGCAGCACGTCGACCCGAACGTCGTCGAGCAGTACATCTCGTACCTCCGCAAGAAGCTGACCTCGCACGAGGCGACGGTCGCCATCGCCACCGTCCGCGGTCGCGGGTACCGGCTCGACCTGCTCGGGGCGTGA
- a CDS encoding mycoredoxin, giving the protein MSDTITRDAFVPEAGGVTMFTTTWCGYCARLKNQMTKAGVPFREVDIEQTPGTAELVAEVNGGNQTVPTLVFPDGSTATNPSLAEVQSRI; this is encoded by the coding sequence ATGAGCGACACCATCACCCGTGACGCGTTCGTGCCGGAGGCCGGCGGCGTCACCATGTTCACGACCACCTGGTGCGGGTACTGCGCGCGCCTGAAGAACCAGATGACCAAGGCGGGCGTCCCCTTCCGCGAGGTCGACATCGAGCAGACGCCCGGCACGGCCGAGCTCGTCGCCGAGGTCAACGGCGGCAACCAGACGGTGCCGACGCTCGTGTTCCCGGACGGCAGCACCGCGACGAACCCCTCGCTCGCCGAGGTGCAGTCCCGCATCTGA